The Plantactinospora sp. KBS50 sequence ATGTTCTCGATGTCGGCGCAGACGCTGACGTGGTAGGTGGCCAGGTCGCGGTTGACCCAGTCGCCGTACCGCTCGTCCAGCAGGCCCTCCTCGTGCAGGGCCATCGACACGCCCATGGTCATGCCGCCGATGAGCTGGCTGCGGGCGGTGGCGGGGTTCACGATCCTGCCGGCGGCGAACACCCCGAGCATCCGGTTGAGGCGGATCTCGCCGGTGTCGGCGTCGACGCGCACCTCAACGAACTGGGCGCCGTAGGCGAACCGGGGTCGGGCCGGTCGTGCGGCGATCTCGTCGGCGGTGCTCACCTCGACGCTCAGGCCCTCGGCCGGCACGGCGCCGTCGGGCGAGTTCCGGATCTTGTCGCGAAGTTGTTCGCAGACGCGGATGACCGCCCAACTCCAGGAGGCGGTGCCCATGGAGCCGCCGGCGATACCGGCCGGCGGCAACGCGCTGTCGCCGATCCGGATCGTCACCCGGTCACCGGGCACCGCCAGGGTGTCGGCGGCCACCTGCCACAGGGCGGTGCGGGCACCGGTGCCGATGTCGGCGGCGTTGATGCGTACCTCGAAGGTCCCGTCGGGGTCGGCGGTGGCCGCCGCGGCGGCCGGGAAGGATCGGGCCGGGTAGCTGGATGCGGTGACGCCGGTGCCGAACAGCCACCGCCCGTCGCGTCGGATGCCGGGCGTCGGGTCCCGGTCTGCCCAGCCGAACCGGCGGGCGCCCTCGCGCAGGCACCCGGCGAGGTTGCGGCTGCTGAACGGCTGGCCCTGCTCCGGGTCGACCGCGGTGTCGTTGCGGATTCGCAGTTCGACCGGGTCGATGCCGCAGGCGGTCGCCAGTTCGTCCATCGCGGACTCCAGCGCGTACGCGCCGGGGCACTCGCCGGGGGCGCGCATCCAGAACGGGGTCGGCACGTCGAGCCGCGCCAGCCGGTGTGTGGTGCGGCGATGCCGGCCGGCGTACATGCTGCGGGTGTATGTGGCGGTCTGCTCGGCGAACTCGGAGATCGTCGAGGTCTGGCTGATCGCGTCGTGGCAGATCGCGCCGATGCGGCCGTCGGCGTCGGCGCCGATGCGGATCCGTTGGATGGTGGGGGTGCGGTAGCCGACCGGGCCGAACAGTTGCCGCCGGGTCAGGGCGAGCCGTACCGGCCGGCCCACCTGCCGGGCGGCGAGCGAGGTGAGCACCACCGCCGCCTTGGGGTAGCCCTTGCTGCCGAAGCCGCCGCCGACGTGTTCGTTGATCACCCGGACCGCCTCGCGGGGCAGCCCGAACAGTCGCGCAAGCGTGGTCTGCACCCCGGCCGAGCCCTGGTTGGAGTCGTGCACCAGCAGTCGCCCGTCCTGCCAGCGGGCGGTGGTCGCGTGCGGCTCCATCGGGTTGTTGTGGTACGCCGGGGTGCGGTAGGTGGCGTCGACACGGAACTCGGCGGCGGCGAACCCCGCGTCGAAGTCGCCGAGGGCGGTGTCGGTCGGGTAACTCGGGTTGACCTTGTCCGGCCGGTACAGGCCCGGGTGGTGTTCGGTGAGCAGGGTGCTGTGCGGTTCGGTGTCGTACTCGATGCGGACCAGCCGGGCGCCCTCCCGGGCCGCTTCGAGGGTCTGGGCCACCACGACGGCGATCAGTTCACCCCGGTAGTGCACGACCGGTTCCTGGAGCAGGAACAGGGTGGCGTCGACGTCGGGGGCCAGCCGCGGCGCGTGGCCGTGGTGCAGCACGTCGAGCACTCCGGGCACCGCCAGCGCCGCAGCGGGGTCGATGTGGGTGATGCGGCCGCGGCTGGCGCGCGCGGAGACGGCCCAGCCGTACGTCACGTCCTCGGTGGGAAACTCGACCGCGTACCGGGCGGCGCCGGTCACCTTGTCCCGGCCCTCCAGCCGGGTGTGCGCCGTGCCGACGGCGGCGCTCACGGCTGCCCGGCCAGTTCGGTCAGCGCCCGCACGGTGAGGTTGCGGATCAACGGCACTTTGAAGGCGTTGTGTTCCAGGGGACGGGCCGCGGCAAGCTCGACGTCCGCGGCGTGGGCGGCCAGTTCGGCGGTGAACGGCCGGCCGCGCAGGGTGGCCTCCGCCCGGTACGCCCGCCACGGGCGGTGCGCCACGGCCCCGTACGCCAGCCGGACGTCGCGGACCACGCCGCCGTCCAGTTCCAGGGCGGCCGCCACGGAGCCGCTGGCGAAGGCGAACGACGCCCGGTCGCGGGCCTTGTGGTACGCCGATCGGCGGGCCAGCGGCGACGGCGGCAGGTGTACGGCGGTGATGAGCGTGCCCCGGGGCAGGGTGGTTTCCTGCTCTGGCCGGTCGCCGGGCTCGCGGTGCAGTTCGGTGAGGGGGATCTGCCGAGGGCCGTGTGACGCGTGCGTCTCGATCACGGCGTCGAGTGCGACCAGGGCGACGGCCAGGTCCGACGGATGGGTGGCCACGCAGTGCTCGGACCAGCCGAGCACCGCCAGGTCGCGGTTCTGGCCGTGGCGGGCCGCGCAGCCCGTGCCGGGTTCCCGCTTGTTGCACGCCTTGCCGGTGTCCTGGAAGTAGCCGCAGCGGGTGCGTTGCAGCAGGTTGCCGCCGGTGGTGGCCATGTTGCGCAGCTGGCCGGAGGCGGCGGCGAGCAGCGCCCGGGTGAGCACCGGGTAGTCGCGCCGGATGACGGGATGGGCGGCGAGATCGCTGTTGCGTACGTTCGCGCCGATGCGGACGCCGCCGTCGGGCAGCGGCCGCACGGTGTCCATCGGCAGCCCGGTCACGTCGACCAGCACGTCCGGGCGTTGCACACCGAGTTTCATCAGGTCCACCAGGTTGGTGCCGCCGGCCAGGTAGGCCGCCTCCGGCTCGGCGTCGAGCAGGGCGACGGCCTCGGCCACCTCGGTGGGCCGGTGGTAGCGGAACGGCCTCATCGGGTGGCCGCCTCGCGGACCGCGGCCACGATGTTCGGGTACGCCGCACAGCGGCACAGGTTTCCGCTCATCCGTTCCCGGATCTCCGCGTCGGTGAGCTGCACGGGCGCGGTCAGGTCGGCGGTCACCGCGCTGGGCCAACCGCGGGCCGCCTCGTCGACCATGCCCTGCGCGGAACAGAGCTGGCCCGGGGTGCAGTAGCCGCACTGGAAGGCGTCGTGGGCGATGAAGGCGGCCTGGATCGGGGCGAGGTCATCGGCGTCGGCGAGCCCTTCCACCGTGACCACCCTGCGGTCGTCCAAGGTCACGGCCAGGATCAGGCAGCTCTTGACCCGCCGGCCGTCGAGCAGCACGGTGCAGGAGCCGCACTGGCCGTGGTCGCAGCCCTTCTTGCTGCCGGTCAGGCCGAGCCGTTCGCGCAGGGCGTCCAGCAGGGTGGTCCGGTTGTCCAGGGTCAGGTCGTGCTCGTCGTCGTTGACGGTGAGCCGGACTCGGCACGACCGGTCACCGGCTGCCGGATTGTCCCTCTGGCATTCGCTGCGCACCGCGTCAGACTACGCTCAACCACGACATATGCCGTCAAATGCCCAGCATAAGGCGTCGAACTGGTGATCGGTGGGAGCGGGATGCGTGAGGTTCTGGCCGCGGCCCACGACTGGCGACAGCGAGGGATCTCCTTCGGACTGGCCACCGTGGTGGCCAGCAGCGCGGGCAGCGTCACCGGCCCCGGCGACCTGCTCGCCGTGGACGCCGCCGGCGACGTGCGCGGGGGCATCCCGGCCGGCTGCGTCGAGGCAGCGGTGCTCGACGCCACGACGGAGACCCTGCGCACCGGACGGGCCCGGTTGGCCCGCTACCCGGTGGGCGGCGACGGACCGTGGCCGGCCCGACCCGGCTGCGGCGGGACCATCGAGGTGCTCCTGCGCCGGGTGACCGCCGACGGGCGGACCGCACGTGCCCTGGCCGCGCTCGCCGGGCCGGACCCGGTCACCGTGGCGACCGTCGTCGGCGGCCACGCGCCCTTCGCCGCCGAACTGCTGATCCGTCGCGACCGTACCGAAGGCACCCTCGGCACCGCGGACCTGGACGGATGGGCCGCCGGGCAGGCCGCCGACCACGCCGCCGGGCAGGCCGCCGGGCTGCCGGGCGGGGCGGTCGTGCTGCGCCACGGTGCCCGCCCCGGCGTACGGGTGCTGTTCCAGGTGACGCGGGCCGCGCCGCGGATGCTGTTGTTCGGCGCGACCGCCGTCGCCGCGGCGCTCGCCCGCCTCGGCGCGGACCTCGGCTACCGGGTCGTCGTCTGCGATCCGCGGCCCGCGTTCGCCACCGCGGCCCGGATGCCCGACGCGCACGAGGTGCAGCGGGCCTGGCCGCACCGCCTGCTGGCCACCACGCCGGTCACGCCGGACACGGTGCTCTGTCTGCTCGGCCACGACCCCCGGTACGAGATCCCGCTGCTACGCGCGGCGCTGGCCACCCCCGCCGGATACCTCGCGGTGCTCGGCAGCCGCGGCGCCCACGAGGCCCGGCTGTCCCGGCTGCGCGCCGGCGGGGTGCCCGCGGCGCAACTGGCCCGGTTGCGGGCGCCCGCCGGGCTCGACCTCGGCGGACACCGCCCGACCGAGACCGCCCTGGCGATCGCCGCCGAGCTGGTCGCGTGGCGCCACGGCGGCACCGGCCGGCCGCTGGCCGAGCTGACCGGCCCGATCCACCCGGCCCCGGCCGGCCCTCCGGCCCCGGCCGGCGTCCCGGTGGCGGCGGTACGGTGACGGTCGCCGGGCTGCTGCTGGCCGCCGGCGCCGGACGCCGCCTCGGCCAGCCGAAAGCCTTCGTCGAGTGCGAGGGCGAGCCACTGGTCCGAAGGGCGGTCCGGCTGTTGCGGGTCGGCGGCTGCGACCCGGTGCATGTCGTGGTCGGCGCGGACGCCCACCGGCTGCCTCCGCTGCCGGGCACGGTTGCGGTGGTCAACCCGCGCTGGCGAGACGGCCTCGGCGGCTCGCTGCTGCGGGGCCTACGCTCGCTGCCGCCGGCCGCCCACGCCGTCGTGGTGGTGCTCGTCGATCAGCCCTGGCTGAGCCCGACGGCGGTCCGCCGGGTCCGCCAGGCGCACACGGCCGGCGCATCCGTCGCCGTTGCCACCTACGCCGGCCAACCCGGCCATCCGGTACTGCTCAGCCGCGCCACCTGGCCGCTGCTCGCGCCGTACGCGACCGGAGATCGGGGAGCCCGCGACTTCCTCCGGGCGCGGGCCGACCTCGTGACCCGGGTGCCCTGCGACGGCTCGCCCGAGGACCTGGACACCCCGGCCGACCTGGCCCGAGCCCGAGGGACCTGGGACAGGGACGTCATCGGGTAGGGACGCCATGGGTCGAGCCGGTTCCGAAGCGCGGTGGACCTTCCCGGCAGGATCGTACGGTCAGCGTCGGTGGCACCCTGGAGGTGCTGGACTGACCGCGGGCCTGCGGGTGGTTCGCCGGACCACGGGGAGGGACCAGGGAGTGAAGAAGTACATACTCTTCGACCACGACGGCGTCCTGGTGGACACCGAGTTCTGGTACTACAAGGCCGGGGAGCGCGCCCTGGTCGACATTGGTCTGACCCTGGACAAGGAGCAGTACGTCCGGGACATGAACCAGGGATCGGGCACCTGGGCCCAGGCCAGGGCGGCAGGCATCGACGAACAGACCATCGGCAGGCAGCGCGCGGTCCGGGATGCCTACTACCAGGAGTACCTCAGGACAGAGGCCATCGACATCGACGGCGTCGTCGACGCGCTTGCCGAACTGTCGAGGTACGTCCGGATGGCCATCGTGACCACGGCGAAGCGGGCGGATTTCGAGATCATCCACGAGAAGCGCCAGATCAGCAGGTACATGGACTTCGTCCTGGTACGCGAGGACTACCGTCTCGCCAAGCCGCACCCGGAGCCGTATCTGACCGGGTTGAAGCGCCTCGGCGCCGGCAGAGCCGAGACGCTTGTCGTCGAGGATTCACTCAGGGGGCTGAACTCGGCCGTGGCGGCCGGCATCGACTGCGTCATCGTCCACAACGAGTTCACCAGGTCGCACGACTTCTCGGCGGCCAGCCATCGAATCGACACCCTGATCGAGCTGACGGAGATCATCCGTCGCTGACGACACGGCCCGTGCCTTCGGCCGCTCCGCCCGGCTGCGCACGATCGCTGTCCGTCACGCCGGATCCTGGCCCGCCGGCGGGTAGTCGTCGATGGTCATGGAGTCGTAGACGCGGGCGCTCTTCGTGCTCAGTCGCAGCAGCGCCCGGCTCGGCCCCGCGGGCAGCGCGGAGACCAGGCGGGTGACCTGGACCAGTCCCCGCACGCCGAGGCGGGACCGCGGAATCAGCGCCTTCGCCGCGCTGAGCGCCACCGCGCGACTGCCGCGCACGTTGTCGGCCATCGCCCGTTCGTACGCCGGGAAGGCGCGCTCGTGGTCGCCGCCCGCGCGGGCCAGTTCCCCGGCGAGCACGTACGCGCCGATGACGGCGAGGCTGGTGCTGCCGCCCACGGCCGGACCCGGGCAGTAGCCGGCGTCGCCGACGAGCGTCACCCTCCCCCGCGACCAGTTGTCCAGCCGCAGCTGGGTGATCGAGTCGAAGTAGAACGCCGGGGTGCGGTCGAGTTCGTCCAGCCAGCGGTCCACCTCGGGGTGCAGGCCGGTGAAGGCGCCGCGCAGCAGTTCCTTCTGCCGCGGCACGTCGCGGTGGTGGTAGTCGATCTCGCGCTCGCTGCGGAACAGGAACACGGCCCGCGCCTCGTCGAGGTGCCGGGCGCCGTACATGCCGGCGGTGCGGCCGACGCCGACGTGCAGGACGAACTCGGCGTCCAGGTCGGCCGCGTTGGGCAGGGTCAGCACCGCCAGGTACGCCCCGATGAAGGAGCTGTACCGGGACTCGTCGCCGAAGACGAGCCGGCGCACGTTGGAGTGCAGCCCGTCGGCGCCGATCACGGCGTCGAACCGGCGCGCCGGGCCGTGCTCGAACCGCACCTCGCCGTCGGGGGAGATCGCGGTGATCGAGTCGCCGAAGAGGTATTCGACGTCGTCTCGGGTGCTCCGGTGGTAGATCTCGCTCAGGTCGTCCCGCATGATCTCGACGTGCCGCTCGGAGGTGGCGCCGAAGATCTTGGAAAGGTCCACCCGGACCGGGCGGCCGGCGCCCTCCCGGTGGATGGTCATCCACTTCGTGCCGGTGGCGCGCTCCTCGATGTCGGGCAGGACGCCCATCTTTTCGGAGATGTCCACCGCCGGCCGGAACAGGTCGACCGCGTGGCCACCGGTCCTGCGCAGTTCCGGCGCCCGTTCGACGACCGTGACGGAGAAGCCGTGCCGGGTGAGCCAGTAGGCCAGCACCGGGCCGGCGATGCTGGCGCCCGAGATCAGGATCCGCACCGAACCCTCCTTACTTACCGATAGGTAAGTAAGATGATGGCTTCTTACCTATCGGTAAGTCAAGTTAAGCTGACCGGATGCGACGGCCCTCCGACACCAAGCAGCGGATCCTGGACGTCGCCCGCGACCTCTTCGCCCGGCAGGGCGTGCAGCGGACCAGCCTGCAGGAGATCGCCGAGCGGCTGGGTATCACCAAGCCGGCGCTCTACTACCACTTTCCCTCGCGGGAGGACCTGGTCCGCAGCATCGTGCAGCCGATCATCGACGAGGAGGAGGCGTTCCTGCAGAGCCTGGAGGCACTCGACGAGGTCGAGCCGCGCGCCCTGCTGGAGGGCTACTTCGACTTCCACTACCGGCACCGCCGGGAGATGGTGCTCATGCTCAGCGAGCTGACCACGCTCGCCGATCTCGGCCTGATCGACCACGTGATGGCCTGGCGCGAGCGGCTGATGAAGCTGCTGTTCGGACCCGACCCGACACTCGAACAGGCCACCCGGGCCGTGATCGCCCTGGGCGGCCTCCAGGACTGCACGATCCAGTTCGCCGAGATCCCGTGGCAGGAGTTGCGCGGGGCGGCCGTCGACGGCGCGTGCGCGGCGCTGGGCATCGAGCCACGGCCGGGCCCCGCAGCGGAACCGGTGAAATAACTCGGGTGCGGGCGGCGGCCCTCCCCTGGTCTGATACGGCATGCCCCGGATCCGAGCGTCGCTGCGTCGGCTGATCCCACCGACGCCGCTGTCTCGGCGACTGGCCAGCCAGTCCCTGTTGTTCGCCACCGCGGAGGGCACGTTCCTCACCGGTTCGGCGGTCTTCTTCACCCAGGTCGTCGGCCTACGTGCGGCGCAGGTCGGCCTCGGGCTCACCGTGGCCGGCGTGGTGTCGTTCCTGTTCGCCTACCCCGCCGGCAGGCTCACCGACCGGATCGGGCCGAAGCGGATGTGGGCGGTGGGTGCGTTCGTGGCCGCCCTGCTCTTCGGCGCCTGGCCGTTCATCGGCAGCTTCGGGGGCTACCTCGCGATGGTCGTCTGCTTCGAGATCATCGAGAATGCCGCCGGGGCGGGCCGCAACGCCTACATCCTCGACGTGATGCCCGAAGCGGAGCGGGTGGCCACCCAGGCGTACATGTACTCCTCGCTCAACGTCGGCTTCACGCTGGGCGCGATCATCGGCGGTGTCGCGCTGGCCATCGACGATCTGACCCTGATCCGCTGGATGCCCCTGTTCACGCTGGCCATCGGGCTGCTCAACGCGGTGTTCATCGCGCGCCTGCCGCGCGCGCCGCACGACATCGCGCGGTCCGCACGCCGCCGGAGGGCGGCCGGAGCGAAGCCGGCGGGTCGGGGGCCGCTGCGCAACCTCGGCTGGATCCTGGGCAGCTTCTTCAGCGGCACGATGTGGACCAACCAGGTCCTCCTGAACATCGTCATCCCGCTGTGGCTGGTCCAGGCCACGGACGCGCCGCACTGGCTGCTGGCCTGGCTGTTCGGCACCAACACGGTGCTGTGCATCTTCCTGCCGGCCTACACCTCCCGCGGGGTCGAGACGGTCTCGGACGGGCTTCGTTCGGTACGCATCTCCGGCTTCTTCTTCGTCGCCGCCTGCCTGATCACGATGGCCACGCACAGCACGGTCGGCCTGGTGACGATCTTCCTGGTCTGGCTGGGGCACGTGGCGGTGACCGGCGCCGAGCTGTACTTCTCGGCAGCCAACTGGGCGTTCCAGGCCAAGCTGATGGACCCGGCCCGGCGCGGCGAGTACGGCGGTGT is a genomic window containing:
- a CDS encoding xanthine dehydrogenase family protein molybdopterin-binding subunit, which gives rise to MSAAVGTAHTRLEGRDKVTGAARYAVEFPTEDVTYGWAVSARASRGRITHIDPAAALAVPGVLDVLHHGHAPRLAPDVDATLFLLQEPVVHYRGELIAVVVAQTLEAAREGARLVRIEYDTEPHSTLLTEHHPGLYRPDKVNPSYPTDTALGDFDAGFAAAEFRVDATYRTPAYHNNPMEPHATTARWQDGRLLVHDSNQGSAGVQTTLARLFGLPREAVRVINEHVGGGFGSKGYPKAAVVLTSLAARQVGRPVRLALTRRQLFGPVGYRTPTIQRIRIGADADGRIGAICHDAISQTSTISEFAEQTATYTRSMYAGRHRRTTHRLARLDVPTPFWMRAPGECPGAYALESAMDELATACGIDPVELRIRNDTAVDPEQGQPFSSRNLAGCLREGARRFGWADRDPTPGIRRDGRWLFGTGVTASSYPARSFPAAAAATADPDGTFEVRINAADIGTGARTALWQVAADTLAVPGDRVTIRIGDSALPPAGIAGGSMGTASWSWAVIRVCEQLRDKIRNSPDGAVPAEGLSVEVSTADEIAARPARPRFAYGAQFVEVRVDADTGEIRLNRMLGVFAAGRIVNPATARSQLIGGMTMGVSMALHEEGLLDERYGDWVNRDLATYHVSVCADIENIEAYWLPEEDPDLNPAGVKGIGEIGIVGAAAAVANAVHHATGIRVRDLPVRLDKLLHRLPGSISA
- a CDS encoding xanthine dehydrogenase family protein subunit M → MRPFRYHRPTEVAEAVALLDAEPEAAYLAGGTNLVDLMKLGVQRPDVLVDVTGLPMDTVRPLPDGGVRIGANVRNSDLAAHPVIRRDYPVLTRALLAAASGQLRNMATTGGNLLQRTRCGYFQDTGKACNKREPGTGCAARHGQNRDLAVLGWSEHCVATHPSDLAVALVALDAVIETHASHGPRQIPLTELHREPGDRPEQETTLPRGTLITAVHLPPSPLARRSAYHKARDRASFAFASGSVAAALELDGGVVRDVRLAYGAVAHRPWRAYRAEATLRGRPFTAELAAHAADVELAAARPLEHNAFKVPLIRNLTVRALTELAGQP
- a CDS encoding 2Fe-2S iron-sulfur cluster-binding protein, which translates into the protein MRSECQRDNPAAGDRSCRVRLTVNDDEHDLTLDNRTTLLDALRERLGLTGSKKGCDHGQCGSCTVLLDGRRVKSCLILAVTLDDRRVVTVEGLADADDLAPIQAAFIAHDAFQCGYCTPGQLCSAQGMVDEAARGWPSAVTADLTAPVQLTDAEIRERMSGNLCRCAAYPNIVAAVREAATR
- a CDS encoding XdhC family protein, with translation MREVLAAAHDWRQRGISFGLATVVASSAGSVTGPGDLLAVDAAGDVRGGIPAGCVEAAVLDATTETLRTGRARLARYPVGGDGPWPARPGCGGTIEVLLRRVTADGRTARALAALAGPDPVTVATVVGGHAPFAAELLIRRDRTEGTLGTADLDGWAAGQAADHAAGQAAGLPGGAVVLRHGARPGVRVLFQVTRAAPRMLLFGATAVAAALARLGADLGYRVVVCDPRPAFATAARMPDAHEVQRAWPHRLLATTPVTPDTVLCLLGHDPRYEIPLLRAALATPAGYLAVLGSRGAHEARLSRLRAGGVPAAQLARLRAPAGLDLGGHRPTETALAIAAELVAWRHGGTGRPLAELTGPIHPAPAGPPAPAGVPVAAVR
- a CDS encoding NTP transferase domain-containing protein; translation: MTVAGLLLAAGAGRRLGQPKAFVECEGEPLVRRAVRLLRVGGCDPVHVVVGADAHRLPPLPGTVAVVNPRWRDGLGGSLLRGLRSLPPAAHAVVVVLVDQPWLSPTAVRRVRQAHTAGASVAVATYAGQPGHPVLLSRATWPLLAPYATGDRGARDFLRARADLVTRVPCDGSPEDLDTPADLARARGTWDRDVIG
- a CDS encoding HAD family phosphatase is translated as MKKYILFDHDGVLVDTEFWYYKAGERALVDIGLTLDKEQYVRDMNQGSGTWAQARAAGIDEQTIGRQRAVRDAYYQEYLRTEAIDIDGVVDALAELSRYVRMAIVTTAKRADFEIIHEKRQISRYMDFVLVREDYRLAKPHPEPYLTGLKRLGAGRAETLVVEDSLRGLNSAVAAGIDCVIVHNEFTRSHDFSAASHRIDTLIELTEIIRR
- a CDS encoding FAD-dependent monooxygenase, which produces MRILISGASIAGPVLAYWLTRHGFSVTVVERAPELRRTGGHAVDLFRPAVDISEKMGVLPDIEERATGTKWMTIHREGAGRPVRVDLSKIFGATSERHVEIMRDDLSEIYHRSTRDDVEYLFGDSITAISPDGEVRFEHGPARRFDAVIGADGLHSNVRRLVFGDESRYSSFIGAYLAVLTLPNAADLDAEFVLHVGVGRTAGMYGARHLDEARAVFLFRSEREIDYHHRDVPRQKELLRGAFTGLHPEVDRWLDELDRTPAFYFDSITQLRLDNWSRGRVTLVGDAGYCPGPAVGGSTSLAVIGAYVLAGELARAGGDHERAFPAYERAMADNVRGSRAVALSAAKALIPRSRLGVRGLVQVTRLVSALPAGPSRALLRLSTKSARVYDSMTIDDYPPAGQDPA
- a CDS encoding TetR/AcrR family transcriptional regulator; this translates as MRRPSDTKQRILDVARDLFARQGVQRTSLQEIAERLGITKPALYYHFPSREDLVRSIVQPIIDEEEAFLQSLEALDEVEPRALLEGYFDFHYRHRREMVLMLSELTTLADLGLIDHVMAWRERLMKLLFGPDPTLEQATRAVIALGGLQDCTIQFAEIPWQELRGAAVDGACAALGIEPRPGPAAEPVK
- a CDS encoding MFS transporter; translation: MPRIRASLRRLIPPTPLSRRLASQSLLFATAEGTFLTGSAVFFTQVVGLRAAQVGLGLTVAGVVSFLFAYPAGRLTDRIGPKRMWAVGAFVAALLFGAWPFIGSFGGYLAMVVCFEIIENAAGAGRNAYILDVMPEAERVATQAYMYSSLNVGFTLGAIIGGVALAIDDLTLIRWMPLFTLAIGLLNAVFIARLPRAPHDIARSARRRRAAGAKPAGRGPLRNLGWILGSFFSGTMWTNQVLLNIVIPLWLVQATDAPHWLLAWLFGTNTVLCIFLPAYTSRGVETVSDGLRSVRISGFFFVAACLITMATHSTVGLVTIFLVWLGHVAVTGAELYFSAANWAFQAKLMDPARRGEYGGVAEVFSTLGGRWAPALYTFLAMSWHPAALPGAGWLVIAGISLLAVVGYHPSARMAQRFLTREGIVGQPAADKAEVAPAAT